In the Castor canadensis chromosome 1, mCasCan1.hap1v2, whole genome shotgun sequence genome, atttctcccccctgcccccaccccctcccttaccacccactccgccccctccctctccccccgctcaatacccagcagaaactattttgcccttatttctaattttgttgtagagagagtataagcaataataggaaggaacaagggtttttgctggttgagataaggatagctatacagggcattgactcacattgatttcctgtgcgtgggtgttaccttctaggttaattctttttgatctaaccttttctctagtacctgttccccttttcctattggcctcagttgctttaaggtatctgctttagtttctctgcgttaagggcaacaaatgctagctagttttttaggtgtcttacctatcctcaccccttccttgtgtgctctcgcttttatcatgtgctcatagtccaatccccttgttgtgtttgcccttgatctaatgtccacatatgagggagaacatacgatttttggtcttttgggccaggctaacctcactcagaatgatgttctccaattccatccatttaccagcgaatgataacatttcattcttcttcatggctgcataaaattccattgtgtatagataccacattttcttaatccattggtcagtgctggggcatcttggctgtttccataacttggctattgtgaatagtgccgcaataaacatgggtgtgcaggtgcctctggagtaacttgtgtcacagtcttttgggtatatccccaagagtggtattgctggatcaaatggtagatccatgtctagctttttaagtagcctccaaatttttttccagagtggttgtactagtctacattcccaccaacagtgtaagagggtgaggaaatgttttcttaaatgaaaagtgggagttttatatttaataatgtcTTCCCCATTTGCCTGAAAGTGTTACCATTAAAATCACATGGAACCATGCACATAACACAAAGATTCTTCCAACAGCAATTACTGAGAGATCATCTCATGAAGACTTTGGACTTAGCAATGAAGGAAACAGAGACTCTGCTCCCAGTTGTTTTGCAGTCTGGTACAGGCATTATGGTTACTTTCCCTCTGATCACATCTTTGCTAGAGAAGGTAATATGTGGTTCAGCTATCTACATCTCTCTATGCTCTCTGACACTGTTATCCTTAGAAACAAGACTTTTGGCAAGTAAGAGCTGCTCATGAGGTATGAATAGGATAAAGGGAGAAGCAATGCATTGTGTCTTTCAGAAATTAGAGTTGGCCCTATGAGGAGACCTTTCTAAAAGTAAGATGGACTTGCTCATCTTAAAGATATCAGTGTAAGGGCtagggcaaggctcaagtggtagagtacctgcttagcaagtataaggtcttgagtccaaatcccagtaccagcaaaaaacacATATCGGGATAACATATGTGTTATCCACTCATTTGTGAATTGGCAGGCAATTTGCAAGTTCTCTTATTCTGggctgaagaaaaaaagaagacactcTAAACAGGAAGAAACTCAAATGAAATGGGGAGTCCTGTATTATACATTATCCAATGTTGACTGAGGGgactattcatatatatatatggaaacatttaGTAAAATTAGTACAATTTATGAAGTCCTCAGATGTAAACTTTGACACAGAGAACACGGTAATGTTGTTGGTAGTAAAGTCAAGAGGGAAAGGGTGGCAAGCCTTGGGGTCAGGTGAAATAACTCCAGATATCTTGGATCTCAGAATCTCTAAGTGATGACATCAGAGAGCAGCAGGAGACTGCTGAGTGTCAAGGAATGGACTGAATGTGGGAAGTACTATAAAGTTGCTGGGTGCAAAATTCACCACATTGTAGTTCTTGTCATATGCCTGGTGGCACTTGTCTGTCTTCTCTCTGTACATGGATACAGGATGCATATAGTGCTGGTACCTGTTAGAATAATATTGATATGGAAATAAATAGACTAAGAGGAGATTACTCACTCCGTCTACATACTCTGGGACACCTGGAATCTGCCAGTGACCTTTCTGAAGGCAGCGTTCACATCCTTGTTTCTCAGGCTGTAGATCAGAGGGTTTAGCATGGGGATGACCACTGTGTAGAAGACAGACACAACCTTGTCTTCCTCCAGGGATTTGCCTGAACCACTCCTTATATACATGAAGGTGAGGGTCCCATAGAAAAGTCCCACAGCAGTGAGGTGGGAACCACATGTGGAAAATGTCTTGGCCCTGCCACCTGAAAACTTTATCCGCAAAATGGTCTTGATGATGAGTAGATAGGAAATCAGGATGACCAAGGCATTGACCAAAATCACAATGTTggcaaagaaaacaatgataattTCAGCATTTGTTGTGTCATTGCAGGCAAGTTTTAGGAGGGGTGGGACGTCACAGAAGAAGAAGTTGATTTTATTGTCCTCACAAAAGGAGAGACAGAAGGTGCATGTGGTACGCAGGATGGCTCCAGAAGCACCAAAGACATAGGCTCCCACCACCAAACTCCAACAGATTCTAGGATTCATAGCCACAGTGTAGAGCAGTGGGTCACTAATAgcaacatagcggtcataggccatcacagccaGGAGGAAACACTCTGTACTTGCACAGATGGTGAAGAAGAAGAACTGAGCAGCACATTGGCCATAGGAGATGACTAGTTTGCTTGAGACCAATGTGGCCAGAATCTGAGGGGTGATGACTGAACTGTAACAGGCATCCAATAGGGAGAGGTGACTCAGGAAGAAGTACATTGGGGTGTGGAGTTGAACATCCACTTGAATGAGAAAAATCATCCCCAAATTCCCCAGAAGAGTGACAAGGTAGAGACAAAGAAACACCATGAAGAGGGGAATCTCCCACTTTGGGTGGTCAGTAAAACCTATGAGAATGAACTCCATTACTGTGGTGAGGTTATTCTTAGCCATGGATTTGGTATGAACTATAGGTCTGAGGatgaaaatgaagcaaacaaaaTCCCAGAATTGAAGAACAGAATCTTTTCTCTATGGTAGAAGTTAAATTTGTAATTCTTGGCTTACTTGTAGAGCTTGTTTTCTCAGAAATCCTGAAGCTGACTGATTGTCCTTGGgtatttcctgtattttttggAGTGTAGCCTTGAGCTGTTGTTTgtgattcaaaatattttttccttacattttggaAATTTCTGTGAATATAAGAGATATGAGATACTCAAGTTTGGAATGGACCAAGAGAACATCTATTCCAATCCTATGTGGGGTTTAGTCTCCTTTTTTGCATGCTCACTGTGTGATCATGTAGCTGCAATGTGATCCTCCATCTGTGGATAGTTATTCCTGATAACTCACTTTTAGACTTAGATTCTCTTTCTACTTTCTGCACACTGATTTCAGTCTTAGCACTTTCCAGACACTTACACAAATTTAATCCTTTTTTCTCACTGAGACCTTTCAGTAGTTGGGAGATGATGAATTCTGCTCTTCATGTTGACAATTcacttaatatatatatattatatatcttatttatatattatatattatatatatataaaaagatatatatatatatctttttcttatcattatatGATTGTCCAGGCAAGCAGTAAAAAATTTCCTAGCCAGATAGTATTAATTAATAAGTAAAAGGTTTTCTCTCCATTTTAGTTGTCATCACTCCAGTCTTGAGGCCATCATCTACATACTGTGCTTAAATCTTATTCACTGTTTTAAACATAATGATTTTAAATACGTTCAAACTCCTGGTCTTGCTATCTGTTAGTTATGTGGCTTTGGGCAAGTTGTCTATCACTTAGTGCCTTAATTTCTTATGAATAATATAAGAAGATTATGCTTGCATCATAATGAATTTTTAGTATTAAATAATTCAATGCCTGTAATAGGTGTTGAGCAGTACCAAGCATATAGCGAGTTAaataatgttagctattattatttttgcagttatCATCATTTTAGATAGTATGTGTTGGCTTACTGTTTTGAAATATAATGGATCTCCGTCACATGTACTTTGCTATAATGCTCTGTTATCTCTTTAAtaacatatttgtttttctctctgcatgtctgtctgtctgtctgcataTGTATCTTTATCCTAGTAATTGAGTAAATTTGGACTTTCACTAATGAAGATAAAGAAATCACTCTCCTAttgcttttccttccctccttttcaccCTATTTTTGAAAACACATCTCTTACTCCATTCATGCAatgatgctgtttttttttttttttggttaatttttctTTACCTTGTCTATGAGTTGATTATGAAAATAGTAAGTGTTGTTTCTCCAATATGATTGCATACATGCCTGACACTAAAAGACTAATTAGTGTAACTGGAGATGTAGAGGAACATATGTTTCTAAACTTCTATTGCTTCTAGGAGAAGCTTTCAAACATCAAgtgaaaaaattatcttttcttataCCTTACTAGTGCTCAAAATATTATATTTGAGTCATAGCCATTTTGTATTTTCTAGTTTCCTGTTGTTTTACAGCATAGAGCTGAGTCACATAGTGATACCATATGCTTGCCAAGGAACTGTTTCCAAGTGTGTCCAGCATCCAGGACTCCCATGTGACCCTTGGGAACTTTTCCATGGAAGGCTACACACACATCTCCTTCCTTAAAAGGGACGTATTCTTTCTAGAACCTTTCTCACACAATATTTTGCAACAAACCTACTGGACAGGTGACATTAGTCTTATTTGTAGATGAGAACCAAAGACCAGACATGTCAAATTATCTGTTAATCTCACTTGTAGAAGAGCCAGAGTCAACATTCAAGTCTCCATTATCCTACACTGCTTCTCTTGAACCATTTGGTTGGCCTCCTAATGCCATATTCTTAATCTCTATAGGTTCTGTGTGAGGCGAACGTGATAACCACTACACTACGGAAACAACTACTCTATAGGTTGTAATTTGCTAATTTAGAGTCATTAAATCTATAGCCAATTCTGTGCATAAATTCAACtgttgggagaaatgacccaaacattgtatgcacatataaataaaaaaattcaactgttaagaattttttttccacCAGCAAAACTAGGAATTTTATTTGCTATAGCAACGTGGGATTGACATTTTGATAAaatccataataataaaaactgctTAGTCATCTTTATACATTCATTCATAATTTGTATATGCATTAACACCTTTGCTTGCCTCCATACCCTGTGATATGATTGGTATTCTTATTAATTTGGTGCTGAGCTAAATGAAACCTACAAGTTAATGACTTGATCAAAAGCCAAATAATTAGTTGTTTTAAGACCTGGGAATAGCAACAGGTCCTCTGGCTTCCATAAGAAGCTTCTATTTCTGTCATGCCTAAAGTCTAATTCCACTGAAACCTACCAGGAGGAGATGCCCTAGCATCTATAAAATCACGATAGCTTTATTGATTACATGAATTGAGACACAGCAGTACACACTCTCTTGGAATGGCTCGTGGAAACTGCACTTGAGTCCAGGTCCTCCTCTGGCTCTAATCAGGTCACTAATGGATAGAGCCATTGACATATCAAATAAAATTTGGTATTTTAGGGCTGTTCCCTCTGCTCCACTGCAGCAATAGGGGCCAAGGATGAGTTAGGCTGTTTAGAAGACCCTCTCGGTATTGTTCAGGTTCCATTGTTGACATCTGTATGACAGGTACTAAATGAAAAAACTTGAAAACTTTGCTTCCTTACTTTGGGCTTCATTGAAGCTAGATATATGGTCAATaaattctttctgtctctcacaACACATGATTTTGATGCTTTGAGCTTTAAATT is a window encoding:
- the LOC109680244 gene encoding olfactory receptor 9I1-like; this translates as MAKNNLTTVMEFILIGFTDHPKWEIPLFMVFLCLYLVTLLGNLGMIFLIQVDVQLHTPMYFFLSHLSLLDACYSSVITPQILATLVSSKLVISYGQCAAQFFFFTICASTECFLLAVMAYDRYVAISDPLLYTVAMNPRICWSLVVGAYVFGASGAILRTTCTFCLSFCEDNKINFFFCDVPPLLKLACNDTTNAEIIIVFFANIVILVNALVILISYLLIIKTILRIKFSGGRAKTFSTCGSHLTAVGLFYGTLTFMYIRSGSGKSLEEDKVVSVFYTVVIPMLNPLIYSLRNKDVNAAFRKVTGRFQVSQSM